The Halanaerobiales bacterium genome includes the window AACTAAAAAACATTATTGAGAGATTAGTAGTTCTTTCAACAGATGGTAAGATAGATAAAAAATTTTTACCAGTTGAAGTTAAGAAAAATGAAAGAAATTTTACTCAAGAATTAAATTTAAAAAACGGTAATTATTCTCTTAAAAAAGCAAGAAAAAAATTTGAAGCGAAATTTATAAAAAAGTCATTAGAAAAAAATGATAATAATATAACTCAAACTGCTAAAAAGCTTAAAATCAGCAGAAGACATTTGAGTAATAAAATAAAAGAATATAATTTAAAAAATAATTAATAATATTCATTTAGTTAGTTTTTACTATTATCTAAAAATAAATTTTAAATTCCCTGTTATATAGGGAATCACTTAAAAAATAAAAAAATTATAATAGAAAATTAACTTTAAAGGAAGGAAAAACCGGTTCAGTTATAGAAAAAGAAAATACACCCACAAAAGAGTGGGTAAGATTTATTTTTGAATAAATGCGAGGGGGTTTTATTTTGAATAAAGTTCAAAAGAATTGGACAGTAATAAAACGTGATGAGAGAGAAGTAGAGTATAGTCGTCAAAAAATAGAAGATGCGATTTATAGAGCAATGGTTGAATCAGGAGAAGAAGCCACAAGAAAAAATGCCAAAGAAGTGACAAAAGAGGTTGAAAAAAGTCTGGTTGAAAATTTTTATAAAAAAGCTGAAGTACCCAAAGTTGAAGAAATACAGGATTTAGTAGAGGAAAAGTTAATGAAATCTGCTTATGTCGCAACAGCAAAAGCTTATATTTTATATAGAAGCAAAAGAAATCAATCAAGACCTAAAAGAAAAAAGGAAGAAGAAGAAAAGAAATTATTAACCAATGATTTTTTAAGCAAATATAAACATCAACCTAATCCTTTTCCTACAGAATTAGGTGAATTTATATATTATCGTACATATTCTCGCTGGTTAGAGGAAGAGCAAAGAAGAGAATACTGGTGGGAGACAGTAAAAAGAGCAGTAGAATATAATGCCTCTCTTGCCCCTACTACTAGAAAAGAAGCTGAACTTTTATATGATAATGTATATAATTTAAGAAACTTTTTAGCAGGGAGAACACTCTGGACTGCTTCTACAGAATCAAGTAAAAAATATGGGATGTCTAATTATAATTGTAGTTTTACTGTAATTGATGAATTTAAAGCATATGAAGATATCTTTTATCTATTAATGATTGGAAGTGGGGTAGGATTTCGTGTACTTCCTCGTGATGTAGAAAAACTTCCAAAAATAAGAAAAGATGTTGAGATAATTCATAAATATTATGAGCCTGTACCTAAAGAAGAAAGAAGAGAATATACTAACTTTGATTTTGAAGATAATGTAGTAACTATGAATGTAGGTGATAGTAAAGAGGGTTGGGTACAATCTGTTGAATACTATTTTAAATTTTTAGTAGAACATGATTATCGTGATATAAGTAAAATAATTTTCAATTATGATTCAGTAAGACCTAAAGGTGAAAAAATAAAAACATTCGGTGGAACAGCTTCCGGTCATCAAAGCTTAAAAAGAATGTTTACTAAAATTGATAAATTATTAAAAGAAAAACCTGATAGAGAAAAAGATAGTACCAATAGAGTAAAGCTAAAACCTATAGATGCCATGGATATTGCTAATATTATTGCTGAAAATGTTGTCTCAGGTGGAGTAAGACGTTCTTCTCAGATTTGTCTATTTAGTGAAGATGATCAGGAAATTGCTAAAGCTAAAAATGACCTATATATTCAAAAAGATGGAGAATGGCAGATAAACCCTGAAATATCACACAGACAAATGAGTAATAACAGTATTTTCTATGAAGATAAACCTGTTAAAGAACAATTAGAATGGCATGTTAAGCAGATGCGATTTAGTGGAGAACCAGGATTTATTAATACTGAAGAAGCAAAACGAAGAAGAGAGAACTTTAAGGGAGTTAACCCCTGTGGTGAAGTTCTTTTAGATTCAAAAGGGGTTTGTAATTTAACTTCTGTAAATGTATTTTCTTTTGTTGATGATGATAATAATCTAGATACAGAAGGTTTATTTCAAGCTCAAAAATTATCAGCCAGAGCAGGGTATAGAATGTCATTAATTGAGTTTGAACTTCCTGAATGGGATCATATAAATAAAAGAGACAGATTAATTGGTACTTCTCTTACTGGCTGGCAGGATATGAAAAATGCTCTTAGTTTAACTAAAGAAGAAGAAGCACAGTTATTAAAAGAATTAAGAGAAGTAGCTCATAATGCTGCTGAAGAAATTGCAAATGAAATAGGAGATTCTGAACCTAAATTAGTAACTACCATAAAACCTGAAGGTACTCAAACTCAGATGCCTACAGTTTCAAGTGGTCTTCATTATTCTCACAGTTCTTATTATATTAGAAGAGTTAGAATCTCTGCTTCTGATCCATTGGCAAGAGTATGTGAAGAGCTCGATTATCCGATTCATCCAGAAGTAGGTCATGATCCAGAAGACCCAGAAACATTAGTGATTGAATTTCCTGTAAAAGCACCTGAAGGTAAAACAAAAGGTGATGTATCTGCAATTGAACAGTTGGAGACTTATAAAATGTTCATGGAAAATTATGTAGATCATAATGCATCTATAACTGTTCATGTTCGTGATGATGAGTGGGATGATGTTGAAGAATGGTTATGGAATAATTGGGATACAGTAGTAGGCATTACCTTTATTTCTCATACTGATAGTTTTTATGATTTAATGCCTTATGAGGAAATTAGTGAAGAGGAATATAATAAACGTGTTGAAGAAATGAATAGATTTAACCCTACTTTAGTATCTAAATATGAATCTGAGAGAATAGAAAGAGAAATTGAAGATGAAGCTTGTGATACTGGAGTTTGTCCAGTAAGATAAAAAAATAACTAAAAAATCATAGTTAAAGCTTGACATCTAGAGTTATATATAGTAAAATTTATATCGGACGCAAAAAACGGAGGGATGTCCGAATTGGCTAAGGAGCCGGACTTGAAATCCGGTGAAGCCGAAAGGTGTCGGGGTTCGAGTCCCCGTCCCTCCGCCATTAATATGACAGTAATAACGTCACTTCGAGAGAAGTGGCGTTTTTTGCATTTTATGTAAACCCCCGAACTTTCCCCGAACTTTTATCTTTATTTAGTTAAAAACTTCTTCTACCTTTTTTAATTTATTAATAGAATTTTGCTGTATTGATGGGATAACATGTGAATAAGTGTCTAATGTTAATAATCATATTTTCAAAATCAATGTCATTCCAACTTAATCCTAGACTTTCATTTCGACGCATTCCTAAATACAAAGTGATAACTATAAAATTATGGATCTATTCATCATATTCTTTGGCTACATCAAGTAATTTTTAAAATTGAAGGTAAATATGATGAAATTGAATTGATGTTTAATGGACATATTGATACAATACCTGGTTTTAATATGGATTATTATCCATTTAAACCTTTTATTAAAGAGAATTCAATTTATGCTGCATCTGAGTTTTGCAATATTGTTAGAAAAGAATTACAAGAAAAAATAGAGAAAAAAAGTTAGATATTAATTGGTTATCCGA containing:
- the nrdJ gene encoding ribonucleoside-triphosphate reductase, adenosylcobalamin-dependent, which gives rise to MNKVQKNWTVIKRDEREVEYSRQKIEDAIYRAMVESGEEATRKNAKEVTKEVEKSLVENFYKKAEVPKVEEIQDLVEEKLMKSAYVATAKAYILYRSKRNQSRPKRKKEEEEKKLLTNDFLSKYKHQPNPFPTELGEFIYYRTYSRWLEEEQRREYWWETVKRAVEYNASLAPTTRKEAELLYDNVYNLRNFLAGRTLWTASTESSKKYGMSNYNCSFTVIDEFKAYEDIFYLLMIGSGVGFRVLPRDVEKLPKIRKDVEIIHKYYEPVPKEERREYTNFDFEDNVVTMNVGDSKEGWVQSVEYYFKFLVEHDYRDISKIIFNYDSVRPKGEKIKTFGGTASGHQSLKRMFTKIDKLLKEKPDREKDSTNRVKLKPIDAMDIANIIAENVVSGGVRRSSQICLFSEDDQEIAKAKNDLYIQKDGEWQINPEISHRQMSNNSIFYEDKPVKEQLEWHVKQMRFSGEPGFINTEEAKRRRENFKGVNPCGEVLLDSKGVCNLTSVNVFSFVDDDNNLDTEGLFQAQKLSARAGYRMSLIEFELPEWDHINKRDRLIGTSLTGWQDMKNALSLTKEEEAQLLKELREVAHNAAEEIANEIGDSEPKLVTTIKPEGTQTQMPTVSSGLHYSHSSYYIRRVRISASDPLARVCEELDYPIHPEVGHDPEDPETLVIEFPVKAPEGKTKGDVSAIEQLETYKMFMENYVDHNASITVHVRDDEWDDVEEWLWNNWDTVVGITFISHTDSFYDLMPYEEISEEEYNKRVEEMNRFNPTLVSKYESERIEREIEDEACDTGVCPVR